A part of Vigna radiata var. radiata cultivar VC1973A chromosome 11, Vradiata_ver6, whole genome shotgun sequence genomic DNA contains:
- the LOC106777275 gene encoding uncharacterized protein LOC106777275: MAWRGGSLSRSLLSAARTTPSRCSVTRLQRSSSPSLRSHLLHPRRPLFTLPRTIGILGCTQSLMPLHSTDAAARLTSHISVESRACCELSQGT; this comes from the exons ATGGCGTGGCGCGGTGGCTCTCTCTCGAGGTCGTTACTCTCCGCCGCAAGAACCACACCAAGTCGTTGCTCCGTGACTCGCCTCCAACGTTCTTCTTCCCCTTCACTTCGCTCCCACCTTCTTCACCCTCGCCGCCCTCTCTTTACACTCCCCAG GACAATTGGAATTCTCGGGTGCACGCAATCGCTGATGCCTCTGCACAGCACTGATGCCGCCGCTCGTCTGACTTCTCACATCTCCGTCGAATCGCGCGCTTGCTGCGAATTGTCCCAGG GTACTTGA
- the LOC106776478 gene encoding WD40 repeat-containing protein HOS15 isoform X1, producing the protein MSTITSVELNYIVFRYLHESAFYIDEKGITCKETELDFVITAGFIHTAFSFGNEAGISKSSIDGTLVPIGALIRLVQKGLQYLEMEANLSNCDMSLDEDFSFLQPLDLITKDVQELGKMVNNKRKKLHKDRNKESEKEHERGRGWVKEKGRHEKANKECEKDRDRTQDLKELEQKHGNQSIKELVTDQEHMVTSMHEQDKALEGLEPMDISTVSTSQPCEIRSSDVIVLEGHTSEVCACAWSPTGSLIASGSGDSTARIWSIPEGRCKSALLNDPPNVFVLKHVRAKPNRQSNDVTTLDWNGEGTLLATGSYDGQARIWTTNGELRSTLSKHKGPIFSLKWNKKGDYLLTGSCDRSAIVWDVKAVRWKQQFEFHSGWTLDVDWRNNVSFATSSIDTKIHVCKIGENLPIKTFVGHQSEVNCIKWDPTGSLLASCSDDMTAKIWSMKHDKYLHDFREHSKEIYTIRWSPTGPGTNNPNKNLVLASASFDSTVKLWDVELGKLVYSLNGHRGHVYSVAFSPNGEYLASGSPDKSMLIWSLKEGKIVKTYSGNGGIFEVCWNKEGDKIAACLSNNTVCVLDFRM; encoded by the exons ATGTCCACCATCACCTCCGTTGAACTAAACTATATCGTCTTTCGATACCTTCACGAATCAG CTTTCTATATTGATGAGAAGGGAATAACGTGCAAGGAAACTGAATTGGATTTTGTCATAACCGCAGGTTTCATACACACTGCTTTTTCGTTTGGAAATGAAGCAGGTATTAGCAAAAGCTCCATTGATGGAACGCTTGTTCCAATAGGTGCTCTTATTAGACTTGTTCAGAAGGGGCTACAGTACTTGGAGATGGAAGCCAACTTGAGTAAT TGTGATATGAGCCTGGATGAAGATTTTTCATTCTTACAACCTTTGGATCTTATCACGAAAGATGTGCAAGAACTTGGGAAAATGGttaataataaaaggaaaaaattacaCAAGGATAGAAATAAGGAATCTGAAAAGGAGCATGAACGTGGGCGAGGATgggtaaaagaaaaaggaagacaTGAAAAGGCTAATAAAGAATGTGAAAAGGATAGAGATCGGACACAAGATCTTAAAGAGCTAGAACAGAAGCATGGCAATCAGAGTATTAAAGAACTGGTCACAGATCAAGAACACATGGTTACTTCAATGCATGAACAGGATAAAGCTTTGGAAG GACTAGAGCCGATGGACATTTCTACAGTATCAACATCGCAACCATGTGAAATCCGTAGTTCAGACGTGATTGTTTTGGAAGGTCATACTTCCGAG GTGTGTGCCTGTGCATGGAGTCCTACAGGATCTCTTATAGCATCAGG GTCTGGGGATTCAACAGCTCGTATTTGGTCAATACCAGAAGGGAGATGCAAATCTGCTTTGCTGAATGACCCTCCAAATGTGTTTGTGTTGAAGCATGTTAGGGCTAAACCAAATAGGCAGAGTAATGATGTCACTACACTTGATTGGAAT GGGGAGGGGACACTACTTGCAACTGGTTCATATGATGGGCAAGCAAGAATTTGGACCACCAATG gtGAACTGAGAAGCACTTTAAGCAAACACAAGGGACCCATATTCTCTTTGAAGTGGAATAAGAAAGGTGATTATCTTCTAACGGGAAGTTGTGACCGATCTGCAATTGTATGGGATGTGAAAGCTGTGAGATGGAAACAGCAATTTGAATTTCATTCGG GTTGGACACTTGATGTTGACTGGCGCAACAATGTGTCATTTGCAACAAGCTCAATTGACACTAAAATACATGTGTGCAAGATTGGTGAAAACCTCCCAATTAAAACTTTTGTTGGGCATCAG AGTGAAGTTAATTGTATCAAGTGGGACCCCACTGGTTCATTATTGGCCTCTTGTTCCGATGATATGACTGCAAAG ATATGGAGTATGAAACACGATAAATATCTTCATGATTTTAGGGAGCATTCCAAG gAGATATATACTATCAGATGGAGCCCAACTGGTCCTGGTACAAATAACCCTAACAAAAATTTGGTTTTGGCTAG TGCATCATTTGATTCAACGGTAAAGCTTTGGGATGTGGAACTTGGGAAACTTGTCTACAGCCTGAATGGACACAG AGGTCATGTATATTCTGTTGCATTCAGTCCCAATGGTGAGTATTTAGCCAGTGGGTCTCCTGACAAATCGATGCTCATATGGTCCTTGAAGGAAGGCAAGATCGTTAAAACCTACTCTGGTAATGGAGGCATTTTCGAGGTGTGTTGGAATAAGGAGGGTGACAAGATCGCTGCATGTTTATCCAATAATACAGTATGCGTTTTGGATTTCAGAATGTAG
- the LOC106776478 gene encoding WD40 repeat-containing protein HOS15 isoform X2, protein MSTITSVELNYIVFRYLHESGFIHTAFSFGNEAGISKSSIDGTLVPIGALIRLVQKGLQYLEMEANLSNCDMSLDEDFSFLQPLDLITKDVQELGKMVNNKRKKLHKDRNKESEKEHERGRGWVKEKGRHEKANKECEKDRDRTQDLKELEQKHGNQSIKELVTDQEHMVTSMHEQDKALEGLEPMDISTVSTSQPCEIRSSDVIVLEGHTSEVCACAWSPTGSLIASGSGDSTARIWSIPEGRCKSALLNDPPNVFVLKHVRAKPNRQSNDVTTLDWNGEGTLLATGSYDGQARIWTTNGELRSTLSKHKGPIFSLKWNKKGDYLLTGSCDRSAIVWDVKAVRWKQQFEFHSGWTLDVDWRNNVSFATSSIDTKIHVCKIGENLPIKTFVGHQSEVNCIKWDPTGSLLASCSDDMTAKIWSMKHDKYLHDFREHSKEIYTIRWSPTGPGTNNPNKNLVLASASFDSTVKLWDVELGKLVYSLNGHRGHVYSVAFSPNGEYLASGSPDKSMLIWSLKEGKIVKTYSGNGGIFEVCWNKEGDKIAACLSNNTVCVLDFRM, encoded by the exons ATGTCCACCATCACCTCCGTTGAACTAAACTATATCGTCTTTCGATACCTTCACGAATCAG GTTTCATACACACTGCTTTTTCGTTTGGAAATGAAGCAGGTATTAGCAAAAGCTCCATTGATGGAACGCTTGTTCCAATAGGTGCTCTTATTAGACTTGTTCAGAAGGGGCTACAGTACTTGGAGATGGAAGCCAACTTGAGTAAT TGTGATATGAGCCTGGATGAAGATTTTTCATTCTTACAACCTTTGGATCTTATCACGAAAGATGTGCAAGAACTTGGGAAAATGGttaataataaaaggaaaaaattacaCAAGGATAGAAATAAGGAATCTGAAAAGGAGCATGAACGTGGGCGAGGATgggtaaaagaaaaaggaagacaTGAAAAGGCTAATAAAGAATGTGAAAAGGATAGAGATCGGACACAAGATCTTAAAGAGCTAGAACAGAAGCATGGCAATCAGAGTATTAAAGAACTGGTCACAGATCAAGAACACATGGTTACTTCAATGCATGAACAGGATAAAGCTTTGGAAG GACTAGAGCCGATGGACATTTCTACAGTATCAACATCGCAACCATGTGAAATCCGTAGTTCAGACGTGATTGTTTTGGAAGGTCATACTTCCGAG GTGTGTGCCTGTGCATGGAGTCCTACAGGATCTCTTATAGCATCAGG GTCTGGGGATTCAACAGCTCGTATTTGGTCAATACCAGAAGGGAGATGCAAATCTGCTTTGCTGAATGACCCTCCAAATGTGTTTGTGTTGAAGCATGTTAGGGCTAAACCAAATAGGCAGAGTAATGATGTCACTACACTTGATTGGAAT GGGGAGGGGACACTACTTGCAACTGGTTCATATGATGGGCAAGCAAGAATTTGGACCACCAATG gtGAACTGAGAAGCACTTTAAGCAAACACAAGGGACCCATATTCTCTTTGAAGTGGAATAAGAAAGGTGATTATCTTCTAACGGGAAGTTGTGACCGATCTGCAATTGTATGGGATGTGAAAGCTGTGAGATGGAAACAGCAATTTGAATTTCATTCGG GTTGGACACTTGATGTTGACTGGCGCAACAATGTGTCATTTGCAACAAGCTCAATTGACACTAAAATACATGTGTGCAAGATTGGTGAAAACCTCCCAATTAAAACTTTTGTTGGGCATCAG AGTGAAGTTAATTGTATCAAGTGGGACCCCACTGGTTCATTATTGGCCTCTTGTTCCGATGATATGACTGCAAAG ATATGGAGTATGAAACACGATAAATATCTTCATGATTTTAGGGAGCATTCCAAG gAGATATATACTATCAGATGGAGCCCAACTGGTCCTGGTACAAATAACCCTAACAAAAATTTGGTTTTGGCTAG TGCATCATTTGATTCAACGGTAAAGCTTTGGGATGTGGAACTTGGGAAACTTGTCTACAGCCTGAATGGACACAG AGGTCATGTATATTCTGTTGCATTCAGTCCCAATGGTGAGTATTTAGCCAGTGGGTCTCCTGACAAATCGATGCTCATATGGTCCTTGAAGGAAGGCAAGATCGTTAAAACCTACTCTGGTAATGGAGGCATTTTCGAGGTGTGTTGGAATAAGGAGGGTGACAAGATCGCTGCATGTTTATCCAATAATACAGTATGCGTTTTGGATTTCAGAATGTAG
- the LOC106777449 gene encoding cytochrome P450 81E8-like translates to MEYNLINLFYLFVFVITLKLLFSRRLKNPPPAPPSLPIIGNLYQLKKQPLHRALHDLSQKYGPILSLRFGSQPILVVSSASAAEECFTKNDIVFANRFHSTTSKYLGFNNTIITASSYGDHWRNLRRISSLEILSNHRLNSFLGVRKDETMKLLRKMVRISGKEESAKVELRPMFAELTFNIVIRMVCGKRYYGEEYDGTTAEEAKKFRELMNEISQFGLGSNLGDFVPLFRIFRSHKKLRKVGEKLDAFFQGLIDEHRNKKESSNTMIDHLLSSQKSQPDYYTDQIIKGLIMALYVAGTETSAVALEWAMSNLLNQPEILEKLRIEIDMEVGEERLIEEEDVPKLSYLQNVISETLRLHPPLPMLLPHLSSQDCNVGGYDVPRNTMLMVNAWAIHRDPKLWADPTSFKPERFQNDPVAAHKLMPFGLGRRACPGVGMAQRTMGLTLGLLIQCFEWKRVGEEEIDLTEGRGTIVAKAIPLEAQCKARPIVSKIF, encoded by the exons ATGGAATACAACCTTATCAACCTCTTTTACCTTTTCGTTTTTGTCATCACTTTGAAACTGTTGTTCTCCAGAAGGTTGAAAAACCCACCACCGGCTCCACCGTCTCTTCCAATAATCGGCAACCTATATCAGCTGAAAAAACAGCCACTGCACCGCGCCTTGCACGACCTCTCACAGAAATACGGTCCTATCCTCTCTCTCCGGTTCGGATCTCAACCCATCCTCGTCGTTTCATCAGCATCTGCTGCGGAAGAATGTTTCACAAAAAACGACATCGTTTTCGCGAATCGTTTTCACTCCACCACGTCCAAGTATCTTGGCTTCAACAACACCATTATCACGGCATCATCGTACGGCGACCACTGGCGCAACTTGCGTCGTATCAGCTCCTTAGAAATCCTCTCTAATCACCGCCTTAACTCGTTTTTGGGAGTACGAAAGGACGAGACCATGAAGTTGCTTCGAAAGATGGTTAGAATCTCTGGTAAAGAAGAATCAGCGAAAGTAGAACTGAGACCCATGTTTGCAGAACTCACGTTCAACATAGTGATTAGAATGGTGTGTGGAAAACGCTACTACGGTGAGGAATACGACGGCACCACCGCTGAGGAGGCTAAGAAGTTCAGAGAGCTCATGAATGAGATATCGCAATTTGGGTTGGGGTCCAACCTCGGAGATTTTGTGCCGCTTTTCAGAATTTTTCGAAGTCACAAAAAGTTACGAAAGGTTGGAGAGAAGCTAGATGCGTTCTTCCAAGGACTCATTGATGAGCATCGGAATAAGAAGGAAAGTTCAAATACCATGATCGACCACTTGCTTTCCTCGCAGAAGTCACAACCTGACTATTACACTGACCAGATCATCAAGGGACTTATTATG GCATTATATGTGGCTGGAACAGAGACTTCCGCTGTAGCATTGGAGTGGGCAATGTCTAATTTGTTGAACCAGCCAGAGATATTAGAGAAATTAAGAATTGAAATCGACATGGAAGTTGGAGAAGAGCGTCTgatagaggaagaagacgtTCCCAAATTATCATACCTTCAGAATGTTATATCTGAGACTCTACGATTGCATCCACCACTGCCCATGTTATTGCCCCATTTATCCTCTCAAGATTGCAACGTGGGAGGTTATGACGTGCCACGTAACACTATGTTAATGGTGAATGCATGGGCCATACATAGGGACCCGAAGCTGTGGGCTGACCCGACAAGCTTTAAGCCCGAAAGGTTTCAGAATGACCCAGTGGCTGCACACAAATTAATGCCTTTTGGGTTGGGAAGGAGGGCATGTCCTGGTGTTGGCATGGCCCAAAGAACTATGGGCTTGACTTTGGGCCTGTTGATTCAATGCTTTGAGTGGAAAAGAGTTGGTGAGGAAGAAATTGACCTCACTGAAGGACGAGGAACTATTGTGGCCAAGGCAATTCCATTGGAGGCCCAATGCAAAGCACGTCCAATCGTTAGCAAGATCTTCTAA
- the LOC106776630 gene encoding cytochrome P450 81E8 → MEYNLINMFFLFIFVVTLKLLFFRKGLKNSPPSPPCLPLIGNLHMIKHPIHRTFHTLSQKYGPIFALRFGYQPVLVVSSASAAEECFTKNDIIFANRFNSTKTKYLTFNNTLITVSSYGDHWRNLRRICTSEILSNHRLNSFLGIRKDETIRLLQKLADASNQDDFTKVKLRPLFADLTFNTVMRMVCGKRYYGVEDHDDTNAEEARKFREVMDELTQFGLGSNLGDFVPFFRLFNFSVDKKLRKFGEKLDAFFQGLIDEHRKKKESSDTMLDHLLSSQQSQPEYYTDQIIKGLIMALIVAGTETSAAALEWAMSRLANHPEVLEKARLELEKHVGEARLVEEMDVPKLHYLQNIVSETLRLNPPVPMLLPHLSSEDCTVGGYDVPRNTVLMVNAWAIHRDPELWADPTSFKPERFENGPVDGHKLIPFGMGRRACPGTAMAQRTLGLTLSSLIQCFEWKRISEEEVELSEGEGNIVRKAIPLELQCKPRQIVTNNFLFSLKSP, encoded by the exons ATGGAATACAATCTTATcaacatgtttttccttttcatttttgtcGTCACTTTGAAACTGTTGTTCTTCAGAAAAGGGTTGAAAAACTCACCACCATCTCCACCTTGTCTTCCTCTGATAGGTAACCTCCACATGATCAAACACCCAATTCATCGCACCTTCCACACCCTCTCACAAAAATACGGTCCTATCTTCGCTCTTCGCTTTGGGTATCAACCCGTTCTTGTAGTTTCATCCGCATCTGCAGCGGAAGAATGTTTCACCAAAAATGATATCATCTTTGCAAATCGTTTCAACTCTACAAAGACCAAGTATCTCACCTTTAACAACACCCTCATCACAGTCTCATCTTACGGCGACCACTGGCGCAACCTACGCCGCATCTGCACCTCGGAGATCCTCTCCAATCACCGCCTTAATTCCTTTCTGGGAATTCGAAAGGACGAAACCATCAGGCTGCTACAAAAACTTGCTGATGCTTCTAATCAAGACGATTTCACCAAAGTGAAACTAAGACCACTGTTTGCAGACCTAACGTTCAACACTGTGATGAGAATGGTGTGTGGAAAACGTTATTACGGCGTGGAAGACCACGATGATACCAACGCCGAAGAGGCTAGGAAATTCAGAGAGGTTATGGACGAGTTGACGCAGTTCGGATTGGGATCCAACCTCGGCGATTTTGTGCCTTTTTTCAGATTGTTCAATTTTAGCGTTGACAAAAAGTTACGAAAGTTCGGGGAGAAGCTAGACGCGTTTTTTCAAGGTCTCATAGATGAACAtcggaagaagaaagaaagttcGGACACCATGCTAGACCATCTACTCTCCTCACAGCAGTCACAGCCAGAGTATTACACTGATCAAATCATCAAGGGTCTTATTATG GCGTTAATTGTGGCTGGAACAGAGACTTCTGCTGCAGCATTGGAGTGGGCAATGTCCCGTTTGGCAAACCATCCAGAGGTGTTGGAAAAAGCAAGGCTTGAATTGGAAAAGCACGTTGGAGAAGCGCGTTTGGTGGAGGAAATGGATGTTCCCAAATTACATTACCTTCAGAATATAGTATCAGAAACTCTGCGATTGAATCCACCGGTTCCTATGTTATTACCTCATTTATCATCGGAAGACTGCACCGTGGGAGGTTATGACGTGCCACGTAATACCGTGTTAATGGTGAATGCGTGGGCCATACACAGAGACCCGGAGTTGTGGGCTGACCCAACGAGTTTTAAGCCCGAGAGGTTTGAGAATGGGCCAGTGGATGGTCACAAGCTGATCCCGTTTGGGATGGGAAGAAGGGCGTGTCCTGGCACAGCCATGGCCCAAAGAACTTTGGGCTTAACTTTAAGCTCATTGATTCAATGCTTTGAATGGAAGAGAATTAGCGAAGAAGAAGTTGAGCTGAGTGAAGGAGAAGGAAATATAGTGCGGAAGGCCATTCCTTTGGAGCTTCAATGCAAACCTCGTCAAATCGTCACCaacaatttcttattttcaCTTAAATCCCCTTAA